The DNA sequence GATGTTGCGGAAGAAGAACCGCCGTTTCATGCTGTAACCAGCGTGGAATATAATAGGGGGAAGAATCACGTTCAGGAAGATCTCCGGGTCGAAAGTGGTCTTCTGGTCGACCTCGTTCACCCGGGAAATATCCTTGACTTCTCCCTTAAACGAATAGGCCAACGTGCGATTGAGGAGCTTCTGGCGAGCCCTCTTACTCGGAATATCTTGAACGGAAAGAAGGAGGAAATCCGGCGGCCCATAACGTGTGCCATTCGTCAAATCGCTTCGATGAGCGGGCTTGACCCGCATGGAAGTGACATCCTCGGACGTGATGGCATACCGGATCACAGCACCTGGGGacaaagagaccaagagaCCAAGAGCATGATATCAATACAAGGGAAAGAAACTCAAGACACATTCTCGGGAGAGGAGCGCTGAGAGATTGTGTGGCTCGACAGCATAGAAATTTGAGCCTCCCCCTGGTCATCACGAGAGTAACAAAACTTCGACCATTTGTTCGAATACAAaggaaagatattttcaaGCTTCAAATGCCAAGCTATTCTTACCAATGACTAAGCCGTAGATCACGGCCAATCCAGTTTCGTGTACATAACGAATGCGTCGATGCTTGAAGCACCAAATGGTGAGCACGGTCAATGCCAAGAGACACATGTAGAGCAACAAGCTCAAGCTATCCAGTCGATGGATCTGGGCCTCTTTCTCGTCGATCATCAGCTCGGGTGGGATTTTCTCCTCCAAGACGAAACGAGGAACCTGATCCATTGTGATAAAGGGTTTGGGGATCACGGACTGCGGATCACGGACCAGGGACCAGGGATAGCTCAAAATCTGATTAGGTATTGAGAATGATGACGTTTCGGACTGATACAACCTGCTTTTTCACTGTTATGGTTGTCTTTCTGATGAGGAAGTGCAGGCAAAGTTAGGCCGATCCAAAGGGGCCGAGCAGAGGCCTGGGACGTTCGAGAAAGCACTCTTTGAAAATGCGGGAGACCCAAATCCAATGGAAGAAAGGTTTGAACCCAATGCAGTCTACTTCTGCGGTATTGAAGAGTGAATCATGAGGGGAATCGACTGTCTTATGGTCCAAAGTACTCTTGGGTGCAATAGTTCATATGAAAATTCACCAAAATACTCCTCCCATTCAGCTCAAAACACAAAGCACCGCACTCACGCGACCAGGTATTATTTCTCTCTCCTCACTCCTAGATCCTTACTTCTACTGAGTTGTCTCTCGATTTGTTTTGCATGTACTTCTTGACAACTGAGTTTCTGACTGGAGCGCTTCCACGGTCCGTCTCCATCGACTTCTCTCAGTCTTGCACCTTGGTCTGAactggtaaacgttattctccaccgattagttgggggtgctacttttttaatcttaacctgacctaatcaaacctaaagtaaccttacctaacctaacccaaccttgCCTAATACGATATTCaaaacccttaaagtctctttctaaaccttttaacattttgccacaaatttagaaaatgagaaccgccaactaatcggtggagaataacgtttatcgtaTGAACTCTCCAGTCCATCCACTGCCCGGTCGAAACGAGGGCTGGCTGCCAAGAGCAAGAAATCATCAGAGATGGGCATTAGTAACCAAAAAGTTTGCGGCGTTAACCATTACCCCATAAAAATCTGATGCGGAGCTTCACTTGGGATAATGCTCTTGGCTTTAATCTCAAAGCCCTTTGGACTTTAGTGACAAAATCAGGAAGGAACAAAATGGCTGATTGCCAGCTTTTAGCTCGATTAATCGTCAGACAGCAAAGTGTTCCGTTCAATGCACCACATGGACTTTTTCATCTAATTGTATTCTTCAAGATCTGGACATGAACTGATTTTTACTTTAAATACGAATATTTTATTTCTTCTCGAATGCCCATGAAATTACCCACTTTGCTTCATACAGTTTGGCATGAATGATGTCTGCTAAGCCCATGGGCATAtacccatttgaaatgaaaatgatttgaactTGGCAAGGACGTGATATTAGTTGCGTTTCAGATGAAAAGTTTGCGATATTACCGTGTGACAGCTATGCTGAAGATTTTCAGGTCAAAAACCAACACCATATTTTGTGCCTACAATTCCCTATGTTCATGGTGAGAATTCTGGCCAGACGAGAGTACGAACAAAGGCCCACCTTTTTAGGGGGAATTCGGCAAAATCACGTGATCATTTAAAATGAATTAGTTAATCAAGATGGCAAAACATGTGAAAGGAATAAATCTTTATCTAATCAAACGTTTTTGGCCTCTTTATCCATTATCATTTAACATTCGTGGGAATTGTAGGGACAAGAAATTACAACTCTtccgttatttttttttatggtaTTCAGCTATAATAAGAAGCAAACATTATTTTACGCCTTTTTCTTCCTAGCCTCAAGCTGTAGCAAAATGAGAACGTTTGTTCATTGAATAGTCAAAATTTCGACTGACTGATTATGACTAAAATTACTACTTATTTCTAAAAATGCTCGAGTTTGCAATGCCCGGCCGGGTCACACTGTTCTCACACAAATCAAAACACGTGGGTCTCCAATCTGCATCATAAGTCATAACAGAACAACGGTGAATGAATTTGACGCTTTTCACAACCAGAGCGTTTGACTTCTGCTGGATGTAACGGGAGAATCTCCAACCTTGGTCACCATGTCCTCGTCCGTCTTGGCGGGCAACACCTTTCACCCCGGATATCTGGAGGTGTTACTCACGGGTGAGTCTAGTGGCCAGTTGTGGAACCTGGCAGCTTGGGATCCTCAATCTGGAAGCACTTTGACCACCTACAAGGGCGCGTCCAGTGCTCCGCGCACCTTTACCGCGCTGGCAGACACCATGCTCGTCTCAGCCCAGGCCAATAAACCGCTTTTGAACGTGTGGATGGCCAATCGACACGAGCAGCAACCCCAAAAGATCACCACGCCCGGTCCGCTCAACGCCCTCACCGCTATTCCCTCTGGGCAATTTCTCATCGGAGGGGCGGGCGACAAGATCTACGTATGGCAAACGTCCACTGGACGAATTCATCGCGTGTTAGCCTCGCATTACCAAGCCATCACGTGTCTGGCCACCACTTCGGATGGATCGCATTTCGTGTCTGCCGGTCGGGATGGCAACGTATTGGTGTGGAGTCTCTTGACCGTGGTCAGCTCGCGACGCCTACCCGGTCAGCCTCGCGATCAGGGCAGCGCACCTCTGCCACGACACGCCTGGTCAGATCATAAACTAGCCGTCACCGATCTCCACGTGACGGTTCACGGGATTCGTGCCCGCGTTTTCACGGCTTCGTTAGATCGCACAGCCAAAGTGTATTGTCTGTTGAGTGGTCACTTATTGCTGGACGTGTCATTTGCGACGCCTTTGAGTTCGGTCACGGTCGATGCGGGTGAAGTCAACGTATTTTTAGGCTCGACGGTGGGTGATATCCACACATATTCCTTATTGGATCCGCCTCGTGACTTGAAAGTCACTGAGGAGGTCCGAAAAGATACCACCTTCAAGGGACATACGGGCGCGGTCACCCAATTGTCCGTGTCTTTGGATGGTGTTTCATTGGCCAGTGGTTCAGACGACGAATCGGTACGCATCTGGGATATCCAATCCCGACAGACGGTCAAAGTCATTGGGCATAAGGGGAAGCTCACCCTGACCCGATTTGTGGCGCCCATCAAGGGTATGTTGGAACCGGATCTATTCCGACCCAATTTGATCCTATCGACGCTTCAGAAAACTAGCCTTGAGTCCGATAAGGTAGAGTTCTTTACTCGCGAACGATTTGAACCCTTGAAGATTGAAGCTAAGGGCGCGCCTCGATCTTCTAACGATCTAAGTGATCATGTGGCCAATGGCAGTGATGGTGCTCAAGGTGAAGCGAGCACTGATGATGTGGAAAAACTAAAACGGATCAATCAAGAATTATACCAATTCGCTTTGAAGCAGCTGGTGAATTAAAGTCATGATTATTCATGTATTCTTCAGACGTACAAGTCATTGGTCTTAATGTAAGAAACGATATCATCCGGCACCATATAACGCACTGATTGTTTTCGTTGAAGCGCTTGTCTGATCTTGGTGGAACTGATATCCGTGCCCATGTTCGACAAGACAAAGTGAAGATTTTCCTGTCAAAATAGAAAAGACTACTGTGTCAAATGCTTGCATTATTGATACCCTCGAAGGGCACCTACTTGATTGTAAAATAGCAGGTCAGATCCATTCACCATCTCTTGAGGC is a window from the Tigriopus californicus strain San Diego chromosome 2, Tcal_SD_v2.1, whole genome shotgun sequence genome containing:
- the LOC131877208 gene encoding WD repeat-containing protein 18-like produces the protein MSSSVLAGNTFHPGYLEVLLTGESSGQLWNLAAWDPQSGSTLTTYKGASSAPRTFTALADTMLVSAQANKPLLNVWMANRHEQQPQKITTPGPLNALTAIPSGQFLIGGAGDKIYVWQTSTGRIHRVLASHYQAITCLATTSDGSHFVSAGRDGNVLVWSLLTVVSSRRLPGQPRDQGSAPLPRHAWSDHKLAVTDLHVTVHGIRARVFTASLDRTAKVYCLLSGHLLLDVSFATPLSSVTVDAGEVNVFLGSTVGDIHTYSLLDPPRDLKVTEEVRKDTTFKGHTGAVTQLSVSLDGVSLASGSDDESVRIWDIQSRQTVKVIGHKGKLTLTRFVAPIKGMLEPDLFRPNLILSTLQKTSLESDKVEFFTRERFEPLKIEAKGAPRSSNDLSDHVANGSDGAQGEASTDDVEKLKRINQELYQFALKQLVN